In one window of Desulforhabdus amnigena DNA:
- the ftsW gene encoding putative lipid II flippase FtsW has product MKDTKGASWNVLSLENQLWIEVSLLIMFGLIMIYSASSILALKKFSDPSHYLKRQFFCIALGIVVMILASRIPYKRYKDHIGWMVLGTIAALFLVLMPGIGAEINNARRWFQLKFFLLQPAEYAKVVWVLYLSVSLVKKQEKIRQFKIGFLPHIVLCGIFSGLLLKEPDFGTTFIIGGLTVIMLAAGGVLCRHLFILAPIAALGIYKFVYHVPYRWERVTAFMNPWTDPLDSGYQLIQAWIAVGSGGLLGKGLGAGQQKMFYLPESYTDFILAVIGEELGFLGILAVCVLFFFLFRTGLVISRRAPDLMGTLMALGLTMLFSLQALLNMAVVLGLVPTKGLPLPFISYGGSAFTANCAAIGILMNIARSIERRMD; this is encoded by the coding sequence ATGAAAGATACGAAGGGCGCCTCATGGAATGTGCTTTCCCTCGAAAATCAGTTGTGGATCGAGGTGTCACTGCTCATCATGTTCGGGTTGATCATGATATACAGCGCCAGTTCGATTTTGGCCCTCAAAAAATTTTCGGATCCGTCTCATTATTTAAAACGGCAATTTTTTTGCATAGCTCTTGGGATAGTTGTCATGATTTTGGCAAGCCGTATCCCTTACAAGCGCTATAAAGATCATATAGGCTGGATGGTCCTGGGGACAATCGCTGCATTGTTTCTTGTGCTGATGCCGGGAATCGGTGCGGAAATCAACAACGCAAGGCGTTGGTTTCAATTGAAATTTTTTCTATTGCAGCCTGCAGAATATGCCAAAGTGGTCTGGGTCCTCTACCTGAGTGTTTCTCTGGTGAAAAAGCAGGAGAAAATCAGGCAGTTTAAGATTGGTTTCTTGCCTCACATCGTATTGTGCGGTATTTTTAGCGGATTACTTCTCAAAGAGCCCGATTTTGGAACGACCTTTATTATTGGGGGTCTGACTGTCATAATGTTGGCGGCTGGAGGAGTCCTCTGCCGTCATTTATTTATTCTGGCGCCTATTGCGGCCCTGGGAATCTACAAATTCGTTTATCATGTTCCCTACCGTTGGGAGCGTGTAACAGCCTTCATGAATCCGTGGACGGATCCACTCGATTCCGGGTACCAGCTCATTCAAGCCTGGATAGCCGTAGGATCTGGGGGATTGCTTGGAAAAGGGCTTGGAGCCGGGCAGCAAAAGATGTTTTACCTTCCTGAATCCTATACGGATTTTATTTTGGCGGTGATTGGCGAGGAGCTGGGTTTTTTGGGGATTTTGGCCGTCTGCGTACTCTTCTTTTTTCTTTTCCGGACGGGCCTCGTGATCTCTCGGCGGGCACCGGATCTTATGGGGACCCTCATGGCTTTGGGGCTGACGATGCTGTTTTCTCTGCAGGCCCTGCTCAACATGGCGGTCGTTTTGGGGTTGGTTCCCACCAAAGGGTTGCCTCTCCCTTTTATCTCCTATGGAGGAAGTGCTTTCACAGCGAATTGTGCGGCCATTGGAATTCTCATGAATATTGCCCGGAGTATCGAAAGGCGAATGGATTAG
- a CDS encoding UDP-N-acetylmuramoyl-tripeptide--D-alanyl-D-alanine ligase translates to MDWTVAKLVEATGGRLLQGNPDLPVTGISTDTRLMQPGSCFVALPGERYDGHRFIMDALARNATAFIISSARPEGCLPAPDKVSVIEVQDTLYALGKLAGYWRRQHLIPVVGITGSNGKTSTKEMVGAILSVRHRVLKNEGNFNNLIGVPLTLLSLQPHHEVAVVEMGINVPGEMARLVEMSDPTVGLITNIYPAHLEGLHSMEQILQEKSKLWMALKEGALAVVNRDDERLVRVAGTLKARTITYSLQDPSARVKLAGEVEMREGWTTFPLLLGTERISVRLPVLGLHQVQNAIAAAAVAWGMGESPETVARGLSSYQPVKQRMQMHHLRDGRVVIDDSYNANPGSTFAAVQAACTASAGKPLVVVLGEMRELGPESARLHWELGQKIAALGVARLITLGEMGKEIVRGAEEGGMPAAACHHAQDHEEILDFLKANRVANEWVLVKGSRAMAMERVVEGILAE, encoded by the coding sequence ATGGACTGGACAGTCGCAAAACTCGTTGAAGCCACCGGTGGCCGTCTTCTGCAGGGAAATCCCGATCTGCCCGTGACCGGGATATCCACGGATACACGTCTCATGCAGCCGGGCAGTTGCTTCGTTGCTCTTCCGGGGGAGCGGTATGATGGACACCGCTTCATAATGGATGCCTTGGCCCGCAATGCGACAGCCTTCATCATTTCCAGCGCGAGGCCCGAAGGCTGTCTTCCCGCTCCGGACAAAGTTTCTGTCATCGAAGTGCAGGATACCCTTTATGCATTGGGAAAACTGGCGGGTTACTGGCGCAGGCAACACTTGATCCCGGTAGTGGGAATCACGGGAAGCAACGGCAAGACGAGCACCAAGGAAATGGTTGGCGCCATACTTTCGGTCAGACATCGTGTATTGAAAAACGAAGGAAATTTCAACAATCTGATCGGCGTTCCCCTGACACTCCTTTCTCTCCAACCGCATCATGAAGTGGCTGTCGTGGAAATGGGAATCAACGTTCCTGGGGAGATGGCAAGGCTGGTGGAAATGAGCGATCCTACAGTGGGTTTGATCACCAATATCTATCCGGCCCATTTGGAAGGACTCCACTCAATGGAGCAGATCCTTCAGGAAAAAAGCAAATTATGGATGGCGTTGAAAGAAGGTGCTCTGGCCGTGGTAAACAGGGATGATGAACGTCTCGTACGAGTGGCCGGAACTCTAAAGGCTCGCACGATCACCTATTCTCTTCAAGATCCTTCCGCTCGGGTGAAACTGGCCGGGGAGGTGGAAATGCGGGAAGGATGGACAACTTTTCCCTTGTTGCTCGGAACGGAACGGATTTCTGTTCGCCTTCCGGTGCTGGGACTCCATCAGGTGCAAAATGCCATCGCGGCCGCAGCAGTGGCCTGGGGAATGGGAGAATCCCCTGAAACGGTCGCTCGGGGGTTGTCGAGTTATCAGCCGGTAAAGCAACGTATGCAGATGCATCATCTGAGGGATGGCCGGGTGGTGATTGATGACAGTTACAATGCCAATCCCGGTTCAACTTTTGCAGCTGTTCAGGCGGCGTGTACGGCAAGCGCGGGCAAACCCTTGGTCGTGGTTTTAGGGGAGATGCGGGAACTCGGACCCGAAAGTGCCAGGTTGCATTGGGAATTGGGGCAAAAAATCGCAGCATTGGGTGTGGCCCGCTTGATCACTCTGGGTGAAATGGGAAAAGAGATCGTTCGTGGTGCCGAGGAGGGAGGAATGCCTGCGGCTGCATGCCATCACGCTCAGGATCACGAAGAAATACTGGATTTTTTGAAGGCGAACCGAGTCGCGAACGAATGGGTCCTGGTCAAGGGCTCCCGCGCTATGGCTATGGAACGTGTTGTGGAAGGAATTTTAGCGGAATGA
- the murD gene encoding UDP-N-acetylmuramoyl-L-alanine--D-glutamate ligase gives MKTEGDSKPQKALVVGMGISGQSVCELLLRQGGQVIANDLRGRDQFKGALDALEEKGCVLRLGNHDLKDFLEADQIIVSPGIPLDLEPLCKARDRGIEIVGELEWAWRQTNLPVVAVTGTNGKTTTTSLIGEMFKAAGRRVFVGGNIGTPLSRWILDGEAADLLVLEVSSFQLDTASRFAPDVGVLLNITEDHLDRYDSFDAYADSKVSLFARQNDSQVAVVNGDDALCREKASKIPGRLLFCSRKDPQAHARIEDHRVLVHVPWKEAFELSLQNCQLQGIHNEENILAAVLAASVLDVPPPILQRVIDGYRGLPHRVEWVRSWNGIDFYDDSKGTNVGAVVKALENFVSPVLLLLGGRDKLGSYGPLAEALKEKGKKAFAFGEAGPRIQKALEKWVPTQSYPDLEAAFKDAIASAESGDVVLLSPACSSFDQYSSYAQRGDHFKRLVRQLPDMARVS, from the coding sequence ATGAAGACCGAGGGAGATTCAAAACCTCAAAAAGCCCTTGTGGTGGGAATGGGTATATCGGGACAATCGGTTTGCGAACTGCTTTTAAGGCAGGGGGGTCAAGTCATTGCCAATGACCTCAGGGGGCGCGATCAGTTCAAGGGCGCCTTGGATGCCCTGGAAGAAAAAGGCTGCGTGCTGCGGTTGGGCAATCATGATTTGAAAGACTTTTTGGAAGCGGATCAGATCATTGTGAGTCCGGGTATTCCTCTGGATCTGGAACCGCTTTGCAAGGCGAGAGACAGGGGGATAGAAATCGTTGGGGAACTGGAGTGGGCCTGGCGCCAGACAAATCTTCCAGTGGTGGCTGTAACGGGAACCAATGGCAAGACGACGACTACTTCTTTGATAGGGGAAATGTTCAAGGCCGCGGGCAGGCGGGTGTTCGTGGGAGGAAATATTGGAACGCCCCTGAGCCGTTGGATCCTGGACGGTGAAGCTGCCGATCTTCTGGTACTCGAAGTCAGCAGCTTCCAGCTGGATACGGCATCCCGATTTGCCCCGGACGTGGGGGTCTTGTTGAACATCACCGAGGATCATCTGGATCGCTATGATAGCTTCGATGCCTATGCCGATTCCAAGGTTTCCCTTTTTGCCCGTCAGAATGATTCTCAGGTGGCTGTGGTCAATGGCGATGATGCCCTCTGCCGTGAAAAAGCATCGAAAATACCCGGCCGTCTTCTCTTCTGCAGCCGCAAAGATCCACAGGCGCACGCCAGGATCGAGGACCACCGGGTGCTGGTCCATGTCCCCTGGAAAGAGGCTTTTGAATTGAGCCTGCAAAACTGCCAGCTCCAGGGGATTCATAATGAGGAAAACATCCTTGCAGCCGTTTTGGCTGCTTCCGTTTTAGATGTGCCACCCCCCATCCTGCAAAGGGTGATAGACGGGTATCGTGGGCTGCCTCACCGTGTAGAATGGGTACGTTCCTGGAATGGCATAGATTTTTACGATGATTCCAAAGGCACCAATGTGGGGGCTGTTGTAAAAGCACTGGAGAATTTCGTAAGCCCGGTTCTCTTGCTTTTGGGCGGACGGGATAAACTGGGATCCTATGGCCCCTTGGCCGAGGCTCTCAAGGAGAAGGGGAAGAAGGCGTTTGCCTTTGGAGAAGCCGGGCCGCGCATCCAGAAAGCCTTGGAAAAATGGGTGCCGACGCAATCTTATCCGGATTTGGAGGCAGCCTTCAAAGATGCCATTGCCTCTGCGGAATCGGGCGATGTGGTGCTTTTATCGCCGGCGTGTTCCTCTTTTGATCAATATTCGAGCTATGCTCAGCGGGGAGATCACTTCAAACGCCTTGTTCGACAGCTACCTGACATGGCCCGTGTGTCATAA
- a CDS encoding UDP-N-acetylmuramoyl-L-alanyl-D-glutamate--2,6-diaminopimelate ligase: MAKNLEILLQGLDVLEIRGDLQTQVNGLAYDSRQIGDGDLFVAIRGTRQDGNQFVGDAVRRGARVVVVESLPEDSGCATFVKVPDCRNALARMAANYYEHPSRDIQLIGVTGTNGKTTTTLLIESILQKGGASVGVLGTLGYRWGSKRKDAPMTTPESLDLQRFFYEMRQDGVSHVVMEVSSHALALGRVDGCVFRAGVFTNLSQDHLDFHSTMEDYFAAKAILFRDPSLSCGENFVAVINGDDPFGVRFLENPPQNGLWSYSALHKDARVWVKDVTLSPAGIHAELSTPLGNFRIRSHLIGRLNLYNLLCAATTALALGYSKEAVADGLEAVSHVDGRLQRVPVPRERGYEVVVDYAHTPDAMEKSLNCLREMTRGRLWVVFGCGGDRDRTKRPLMGEVAAQVGDLVVITSDNPRSEVPESIIEQIEPGVRSVGLPCLTGRDFARAEKGYMIEPDRKAAIELALSRAEPGDVIFIGGKGHETYQIIGGKVHAFDDRSVVHNYFKTRGEDPPEDRKARENGLDSRKTR; the protein is encoded by the coding sequence ATGGCAAAAAATCTAGAAATATTGCTCCAGGGTTTGGATGTCTTAGAAATCCGTGGAGATCTGCAGACGCAGGTGAATGGTCTCGCATATGACAGCCGCCAAATCGGCGATGGGGATTTATTCGTGGCAATCCGCGGAACACGGCAGGATGGAAATCAGTTTGTGGGTGACGCTGTCAGGCGGGGGGCTCGAGTAGTAGTGGTAGAGAGCCTGCCGGAAGATTCAGGCTGTGCTACCTTTGTCAAAGTTCCAGACTGCCGCAATGCGCTGGCGCGCATGGCTGCCAATTATTACGAACATCCGTCCCGCGATATTCAGCTCATCGGAGTGACGGGTACCAACGGAAAAACGACGACCACGCTTTTGATCGAGAGCATCCTGCAAAAGGGGGGAGCGTCGGTAGGGGTTTTGGGAACGCTCGGTTATCGATGGGGGAGTAAGAGAAAGGATGCTCCCATGACCACACCCGAGTCCTTGGACCTGCAGCGGTTTTTTTACGAAATGCGGCAGGATGGGGTCTCGCATGTCGTCATGGAGGTTTCGTCTCATGCTTTGGCGCTGGGGCGGGTTGACGGTTGCGTGTTTCGTGCCGGAGTTTTCACCAATCTCTCTCAGGACCACCTCGACTTTCATTCCACGATGGAAGATTATTTTGCAGCCAAGGCAATTCTTTTCAGGGATCCTTCGCTTTCATGCGGTGAAAACTTCGTTGCCGTCATCAATGGCGACGACCCTTTTGGGGTGCGGTTCCTTGAAAATCCTCCACAAAACGGTCTTTGGTCCTATTCCGCCCTTCATAAGGATGCCCGCGTATGGGTTAAGGATGTGACGCTTTCGCCTGCCGGCATCCATGCGGAACTTTCTACGCCATTGGGAAATTTCAGAATCCGCTCTCATCTCATCGGTCGGTTGAATCTCTACAATCTACTTTGCGCTGCGACGACCGCTCTGGCTTTGGGGTATTCCAAAGAAGCGGTCGCGGATGGTTTGGAAGCTGTTTCACATGTCGACGGCCGCCTTCAAAGAGTGCCAGTTCCTCGCGAACGGGGTTATGAGGTGGTTGTGGACTACGCTCATACCCCGGATGCCATGGAAAAGAGCCTGAATTGCCTGAGAGAGATGACGCGGGGACGTCTGTGGGTGGTTTTTGGCTGTGGCGGAGACAGGGATCGGACGAAACGCCCTTTGATGGGGGAAGTGGCAGCTCAAGTGGGCGATCTGGTGGTGATCACCAGTGACAATCCTCGAAGCGAAGTCCCGGAAAGCATCATCGAACAGATCGAACCGGGTGTGCGTTCTGTGGGATTGCCTTGCCTGACGGGTCGCGACTTCGCAAGGGCTGAAAAGGGGTACATGATAGAGCCCGACCGGAAAGCGGCCATTGAACTGGCTTTGTCCCGGGCGGAACCGGGGGATGTGATTTTTATAGGTGGAAAAGGCCACGAGACCTATCAGATCATCGGTGGCAAAGTGCATGCCTTCGATGATCGTTCGGTGGTGCACAATTATTTCAAAACCAGGGGGGAAGACCCTCCCGAGGATAGGAAAGCTCGAGAGAATGGACTGGACAGTCGCAAAACTCGTTGA